From a single Bacillus sp. NEB1478 genomic region:
- a CDS encoding GDSL-type esterase/lipase family protein — protein MKTLVCFGDSITSKEKSEDGSLRLTSRLRQKLTEWVVMNAGIPAETTRAALVRLQDDVLRHEPDYVTILFGANDSSDHRLIPLKEYEKNLTYMVNKIGPQKVILISPAPVFEEKQKARTNIRMKNYAQIVKKVAKHEGTAYVPLFETLDTKDIQHYLIEDGLHFNNFGYEELYELVLRKLQILSGIANPKKQLSP, from the coding sequence ATGAAGACATTGGTTTGTTTCGGTGATAGTATTACATCAAAAGAAAAGAGTGAAGATGGCTCCTTAAGACTAACATCTCGATTAAGACAAAAGCTCACAGAATGGGTAGTAATGAACGCAGGTATACCAGCAGAAACAACGAGGGCAGCTCTAGTTCGTCTGCAGGATGACGTTTTGCGGCATGAGCCCGATTATGTAACAATACTTTTTGGTGCAAACGATTCCAGTGATCATCGGCTAATTCCGCTGAAAGAATACGAAAAAAATTTAACTTATATGGTAAATAAAATAGGACCTCAAAAAGTGATTTTAATTAGTCCTGCTCCTGTGTTTGAAGAGAAGCAAAAAGCCCGGACCAACATACGAATGAAAAACTATGCCCAAATCGTAAAAAAAGTTGCTAAGCACGAAGGAACAGCATATGTACCTCTTTTTGAAACATTGGATACAAAAGATATTCAACATTATTTAATTGAGGATGGACTTCACTTTAACAATTTTGGCTATGAAGAATTATACGAACTTGTCTTACGAAAATTACAAATATTATCTGGTATAGCTAATCCAAAAAAACAGCTTTCTCCTTGA
- a CDS encoding GNAT family N-acetyltransferase: MKIYRVTNDVESNHIEEIAQLFLQQRTMDGEPEEHSRTITGIKLALENPDKSGIIVAEDEDSIIGLAFFNLGVSIRIGGPYLWLNDLFVHEEHRNRGIARKLLLHLIYWAERDGIKSIELETGINNSVTKHLYNSLDFHDIISKRYAFHF; the protein is encoded by the coding sequence ATGAAAATTTATCGTGTTACGAATGACGTAGAATCTAATCACATTGAAGAAATTGCTCAGCTGTTTTTGCAGCAGCGAACCATGGATGGTGAACCTGAAGAACATTCTCGTACCATTACTGGAATTAAGCTGGCCCTTGAAAACCCGGATAAAAGCGGGATTATTGTTGCTGAGGATGAAGACTCAATTATTGGCCTGGCGTTTTTCAATCTAGGTGTAAGTATTCGAATCGGCGGACCGTACTTATGGCTAAATGATCTTTTTGTACATGAAGAGCACCGTAACAGAGGTATTGCCCGCAAACTGCTTCTTCATTTGATCTATTGGGCTGAAAGAGACGGTATAAAATCTATTGAGCTTGAAACGGGAATAAACAATTCGGTTACAAAGCATTTGTATAATTCCCTTGATTTTCATGATATTATCTCAAAAAGGTATGCATTTCATTTTTAA
- a CDS encoding NifU N-terminal domain-containing protein, with product MAVEFSIQPTPNPNAIKFDASEKFLEGRLSARAGDDSDSPLAKALLSIDGVESIFGFENFITVNKTNDSDWNELMPEIQKALEENA from the coding sequence ATGGCAGTTGAATTTTCGATCCAGCCTACACCAAATCCAAACGCAATTAAGTTTGATGCATCTGAAAAATTTTTAGAAGGCAGATTATCTGCCCGGGCAGGAGACGATTCGGACTCACCACTTGCAAAAGCACTGCTATCAATTGATGGTGTAGAATCGATCTTCGGTTTTGAGAACTTTATTACGGTTAATAAAACGAACGACAGTGATTGGAACGAACTTATGCCCGAGATTCAAAAAGCTTTAGAAGAAAACGCGTAA